In Mesorhizobium sp. INR15, the genomic window TGCCAGGGTGCGGCCGCGCGGACATGGCTTGCAGAGCGGGAAGCCGACCTGCTGCCGGTCGGCTACTTCCACGTCGTGTTCACGCTGCCCGCCGAGGTCGCCGACATCGCATTCCAGAACAAGTCGGCGGTCTACGACCTGCTGTTCAAGGCGGCGTCGGAGACGATGCTGACGATCGCCGCCGATCCGAAGCATCTCGGCGCACGCATCGGCATCACCGCCGTCCTCCACACATGGGGCTCAGCGATGACGCATCATCCGCATGTGCACATGATCGTGCCGGGCGGCGGCATCGCACCGGACGGGGCACGCTGGATATCATCGCGGCCGGCCTTCCTTCTGCCGGTGCGCGTGCTCGGCAAGCTGTTCCGCCGCCTATTCCTGACCCGGCTGGTCGCGCTGCACGACGCTGGCCGGCTCGCCTTCTTCGGCGCAATTGCTCATCTCGCGGAACGGCGGGCATTCCTACGCCACCTGTCGCCGGTCCAGAAGAAGCGCTGGGTGGTCTACGCCAAGGCGCCCTTCGCCGGTCCGGAAGCGGTGCTCGCCTACCTGTCGCGCTACACGCACCGGGTCGCGATCTCGAACAGCCGCCTCATCCACCTCGACGAGAGCGGCGTCACCTTCCGTTACAAGGACTACCGCCGCGACGGCGCCGGTCGCCAGCAGGTCATGGCGCTCGCCACCGACGAGTTCATCCGCCGCTTCCTGCTCCATGTCCTGCCGCGTGGCTTCCATCGCATCCGGCATTGCGGCTTACTCGCTGGCTCCGCCCGCAGGGCCAGCCTCGCGCTCGCCCGCGAACTCCTGGACGTCGCCGCGCAGCCCGATGACGACACATCAGACGAACCGGACGACTTCCGCCCGCCATGCCCACGCTGTCGCGGACGCATGATCGTCGTTGAGGTGTTCGAACGCTGGCGGCAGCCCCGCGGACCGCCGCACGCAACGGCATCGAACCGGGAGAACGGCCCATGATCCGGCATGGCATGGTAGAGCCTTCAGCCGCAGGCGCGTCCCCTCCGGCAACGGATCCACGCGTGCCCATGGTGACTACTGACGCCGAAAGGCGCGCGTCCGGACCAGCGCCGAGCCCGCAACATCGCGCGGAAGCGCACCAAAGCGGCCTGTCCGTATCAATCGCGGCGCTTCCCGGCGACGATCGCGCCATCGCCGACATCAGCCGCAAATCGAAATCCCCATAGCCATCGACTTGTGGCCCGCGGGTTCCTTCCTCGGGGACTTTCGTACGCCTGCCGGCGCCCGAAACTCTTCACGAAAGCCGACTGTCAGCACCTGTATTGGTAACTCGAGAAGCCGACATCACCGACCACCTGTAGACTGTCCCTGATCGCCCCAAGCCACAGGCGAGCGACTAGCGTTGGAAGGTGAGGTGGATGGTCCCACTCGGTGCCGTTTCTGCCTTGACAGTGTAGCCCGCTTCTAGGCCGCGCAGATCGTCCCACAGGCGTATGCCGCGCCCAAGCAGAATCGGAGCGATAGCAACGTGAAGGCGGTCGACAAGGCCAGCCTTGAGATAGTCACGAACGACGGTCGGACCACCGCCTATCCTCACATCCTTGCCGTTTGCGACGCCCATTGCTTGCTGGAGCGCATCAACGGCGGTGGTATTGAGGAAGTGGAACGTGGTGCCGCCAGCCATCTCCAGGGAGGGCCGTGGGGTGTGGGTGAGGACGAAGACTGGAATCCGGAATGGTGGCTCGTCGCCCCACCAGCCGCGCCAGTTCGGATCGCCGGGAAAGTGGTGTAGCCCGAACTTGCCAGCGCCCATGATCTCGGCACCGACATCCGCGAAATACCCCTTGGCGTATTCCTCGTCCACGCCTGTGGTCCCTGCTCCCGTGGTATCCTTGAGCACCCGCTCACGGAAGGTTCGCGTTGCGACATATGCGCCGACGAGACGCGGCCAGTCCTCGCCGAACGGCACTTCGGGCGTCTGGTCCGTCGTTGTCGCAAAACCATCGAGCGCAATCATGAGGTCGACACGAACTACCATCGGAGTTCTCCTGGAGAGCGGTTGCATGGCCTCAATACCAAGCGGGCCTTATACTAAGGCATGTGCCTTCCTATCTAGAACCGGATACTAAGGCAAGTGCCTTTTTTAACCTTGACCGGCGCCCCCGGTGCCGTTACTGATGTATATGCCTTACCATTCGACACCGCTCGACCTCGCCTTTCATGCTCTCAGCGATCCAA contains:
- a CDS encoding IS91 family transposase, with translation MRASIEVADIFRAAGLAYRVAHAGHLSLQQLKVMSAIEHCRTAALGGHVEACEDCGQWRIAYNSCRNRHCPKCQGAAARTWLAEREADLLPVGYFHVVFTLPAEVADIAFQNKSAVYDLLFKAASETMLTIAADPKHLGARIGITAVLHTWGSAMTHHPHVHMIVPGGGIAPDGARWISSRPAFLLPVRVLGKLFRRLFLTRLVALHDAGRLAFFGAIAHLAERRAFLRHLSPVQKKRWVVYAKAPFAGPEAVLAYLSRYTHRVAISNSRLIHLDESGVTFRYKDYRRDGAGRQQVMALATDEFIRRFLLHVLPRGFHRIRHCGLLAGSARRASLALARELLDVAAQPDDDTSDEPDDFRPPCPRCRGRMIVVEVFERWRQPRGPPHATASNRENGP
- a CDS encoding dihydrofolate reductase family protein, producing the protein MVVRVDLMIALDGFATTTDQTPEVPFGEDWPRLVGAYVATRTFRERVLKDTTGAGTTGVDEEYAKGYFADVGAEIMGAGKFGLHHFPGDPNWRGWWGDEPPFRIPVFVLTHTPRPSLEMAGGTTFHFLNTTAVDALQQAMGVANGKDVRIGGGPTVVRDYLKAGLVDRLHVAIAPILLGRGIRLWDDLRGLEAGYTVKAETAPSGTIHLTFQR